The genomic stretch CAATTTTCTAACAGAATGGTGTGAAATAGAAAAATCCAAGCACATCTAGAACTAGATAGTCATTGATATAGATAGTAAAAATGtggattaatttaaatatttattttaaaaaattgattatttaaataaaaatttctCATAGAGATGATTTGGCATTTCTCTTAAAGGTGATTTGGCATATAGTTGCAATTATTATTAAAAGTTGTTCAAGAGGGTGGGTGGATGGATGAGTGGGTGGCTGGataataatttttattatttCTGTACAAtgaaattattattattattattattattattattattattattattattattattattattattattattattattaacttTTGGTTTCCAAACCTATTATTTAGTATATTATACTGATTTATTCAGTTTTTGAAAATCAGGTTTGATATAACATCAAGTGATTTCAGCATTTTCCTAAAGTTGTAGGGGATTAAATGGTTATCTTCTTATCAAATTCAACTTAAATTATTTCTGGACCAAGTAACTATTAATATATTATTAATATATAGTTTATTTATGAAAAGGTAAAGTGAGGTTTTTACTCTTCAAACTAAGTCAATTAAATGTTTTATGCACCTCAAATTATATTTAGATATCTTACCATAAATAGACGAAGAATCCAAGAAATGAACATTTAAAAAATTGAGCGAAATGAAATGAAGTAAATTTATATTCCAAGATTACCCTCAGAATAAAAAAGTCATACCAGACAAGTAGCTTTGATTGTAGTGTCGGAATCACGACCGTCCAAATCTTGATCATCAACGGTGGAAAGAAGAACGTCCATGAAGTCATGTTCGCCGCCTGCAGGTTTCCTGTTCCGTTTATGTTGATCAAGCCAAACGCAAACAAACTCATCCAACACTTTCGCCGTTTTCTTCATTTCCTTCTCTTTACCATCCAAATCCAACCATCTCAAATACGGCAACGTGTCACATATAACAAACGAACCGGTGAGATCAAATAAGTCCCTAAGGGCTTTTCTAATCCGTTGATTCTCTTCCTCATCACCGTCAAACCGTTTTCCCACCACCGTTCTAAACATAACGTTTAACGCTATATTCCCAAACCATTTTTTCATTTCCGTAATTGCCCTTTCAGAACCACCCTCGTTCTTCATCTTTACCCAAAAGTCATAACTCTCTTTCATTGCTATCTTCACTTCAGATTCCATCACGTGTTTCAGCAACGTCTCTGTTCGTTGAGTGGAAAGGACATGAACGGTGGCTATCTTGCGCATGGTGCGCCAATACGAACCGTAGGGGCTAAAACCGAACATGGAAAAGTTATACCCTAGAATTTCAAAGGCTACAGATTTTGGACGGGAAGCAAACGCTTTGTCGTTTACTGTGAAACACTCTTTCGCCATTTCGTAACTGCTTACGACTAAAGTTCGATGAACACCCAAACGTAAGGTGAAGATGGGTCCGTATTTGTCGGCTAATTTTCCCAAGGTGACGTGAGGTGGTTGGGACCCATCTAAGAGGTGGAGGTGGCCGATTAAAGGCCAAGCTCCGGCGACTTCTGGTGGTGTCTTTTTAGCTGCTACACCAGTTGTAATAGTGGTTTTTCTACGTAGCCAAAAGAGAACGAAGAGAAACAACAACGTAGCGCATATGGTGATTGGCAGGGTTGAAGATGAGAGCAAGTTCTTCATCATATTCTTGCTTAGCGTTAGAAATTAGATTGATTTAGCGCGTTGGAAAATTTTCTATGTATGTAGATTTGATTTTATAAACAAGGACCAAAGAGCAATATAGAAGAAACAAATATTAATTTCCATTTCGTCTCTATTTAATAATGTATTTTTGGATTTGGTCTCTTACTAACGTGGTTTCAAGACGCCACCCTTTATTGCTTTATAGAGGAAAAAGAAACACATTTTGGTCTCTAATTGTGCTCTACTATTAAATTTCATCATAATTGCaaatataatttaaaaattaattttatgAAATACATTGATCACCAAAAATATGGGAAACCTTTTGTctatgatgatgaatttgaaaacaaattcTGGTACGACGGTCTTCTTAATGTTTTTGAAGGCGGAGAGTCTATTTACAAATATTCTGAAGATCAAATTAGTGATGATTAACCCTATTTTTGATGGTGGAGCGTGTATTTGCAAATATTCTGACACTCAAATTAGTGACAATTAATAGTGTGAGAAGATTTTGGAATAATGTGTATTCAGATCTAATTTACAATCTCATTTTTATGAAATGT from Lathyrus oleraceus cultivar Zhongwan6 chromosome 7, CAAS_Psat_ZW6_1.0, whole genome shotgun sequence encodes the following:
- the LOC127101311 gene encoding cytochrome P450 CYP82D47, with protein sequence MMKNLLSSSTLPITICATLLFLFVLFWLRRKTTITTGVAAKKTPPEVAGAWPLIGHLHLLDGSQPPHVTLGKLADKYGPIFTLRLGVHRTLVVSSYEMAKECFTVNDKAFASRPKSVAFEILGYNFSMFGFSPYGSYWRTMRKIATVHVLSTQRTETLLKHVMESEVKIAMKESYDFWVKMKNEGGSERAITEMKKWFGNIALNVMFRTVVGKRFDGDEEENQRIRKALRDLFDLTGSFVICDTLPYLRWLDLDGKEKEMKKTAKVLDEFVCVWLDQHKRNRKPAGGEHDFMDVLLSTVDDQDLDGRDSDTTIKATCLALILAGTDTTAGTLAWTLSLLLNNRQVLNKATQELDAQIGMENMAIKSDLTKIEYIQAISKETLRLYPPAPLNLPHESIEDCTVGGYHVPAGTRVLTNLSKLQRDPTLYSDPLEFRPERFLTTHKNVDVKGQHFELMPFGAGRRMCPGISFGLQLMQITLATLLHGFDIVTPDEGPVDMAEHNGLTTIRASPLQVILTPRLSAQAFS